A single Pristis pectinata isolate sPriPec2 chromosome 22, sPriPec2.1.pri, whole genome shotgun sequence DNA region contains:
- the fhl3a gene encoding four and a half LIM domains protein 3: MSERFDCDNCKESLYGRKYILSEDSPYCIPCYDTLFANTCDECKELIGHEARELFYEDRHYHEHCFRCYRCDRSLADEPFTCQEEELLCNDCYCSEFSSKCIACDKVVMPGTRKLEYNGNTWHEGCFICHTCEQPIGSKAFVPDKSEIYCVPCYENHFAPRCFHCKKALTKGGVTYHDEPYHKECFVCSGCKTQLAGQHFTSREESPYCLKCFGNLYAKKCAACAKPITGFGGGKYISFEDRQWHQSCFSCSRCSASLVGKGFFPEKDDILCRECNSDL, encoded by the exons ATGAGTGAGCGCTTTGATTGCGACAACTGCAAAGAATCGCTGTATGGCAGGAAATACATCCTATCTGAAGACAGCCCCTACTGCATCCCGTGCTATGACACCTTGTTTGCAAATACCTGTGATGAGTGCAAAGAGCTAATTGGCCACGAAGCTAGA GAACTGTTCTATGAAGACCGTCATTACCACGAGCATTGCTTCAGGTGTTATCGGTGTGACAGATCTCTGGCAGATGAGCCATTTACATGCCAAGAAGAAGAGCTGTTATGCAATGATTGCTACTGCAGTGAATTCTCCTCAAAATGTATTGCTTGTGACAAGGTCGTCATGCCTG GTACCCGTAAACTTGAATACAATGGCAACACCTGGCATGAAGGCTGCTTTATTTGTCACACCTGTGAGCAGCCAATAGGATCGAAGGCCTTTGTACCCGATAAGAGTGAGATTTACTGCGTGCCTTGCTACGAGAACCACTTTGCTCCACGATGCTTCCATTGCAAGAAG GCCCTGACCAAAGGAGGTGTTACTTACCATGATGAGCCTTATCATAAGGAATGCTTTGTCTGCAGTGGATGCAAGACTCAGCTGGCTGGCCAGCACTTCACCTCCCGGGAGGAATCTCCGTACTGCCTCAAGTGCTTTGGGAACCTGTATGCCAAGAAATGTGCAGCCTGTGCCAAACCCATCACAG GTTTTGGAGGCGGCAAATACATTTCCTTTGAAGATCGCCAGTGGCACCAGAGCTGCTTCTCCTGCTCACGATGCTCAGCCTCGCTGGTTGGAAAAGGATTTTTTCCCGAGAAGGATGATATTCTTTGCCGCGAATGTAACAGTGACTTATGA